One Streptomyces sp. RPA4-2 genomic window carries:
- a CDS encoding ribonuclease H, translating to MIGAMLERVVAACDGASKGNPGPAGWAWVVADGEETPTRWEAGPLGKATNNVAELTALERLLTAVSPEVPLEIRMDSQYAMKAVTTWLPGWKRKGWKTASGKPVANQELVARIDELLDGRTVEFRYVPAHQVDGDRLNDFADRAASQAAVVQQPAGSDLGSPEPPASPDTPAASGAVRRSATAKTPRQGTAAARQGASARTIKAKFPGRCVCGRSYAAGESIAKNGQGWGHPECRTSETSDV from the coding sequence ATGATCGGGGCCATGCTTGAACGCGTTGTGGCCGCCTGTGACGGGGCTTCGAAGGGAAACCCGGGACCGGCCGGATGGGCGTGGGTCGTCGCCGACGGCGAGGAGACGCCGACCCGCTGGGAGGCCGGTCCGCTGGGCAAGGCGACGAACAACGTCGCCGAACTCACCGCGCTGGAGCGCCTGTTGACGGCTGTGTCGCCGGAGGTCCCGCTCGAGATCCGGATGGACTCGCAGTACGCGATGAAGGCTGTCACCACATGGCTGCCCGGCTGGAAGCGCAAGGGATGGAAGACGGCCTCCGGCAAGCCGGTCGCCAACCAGGAACTCGTCGCGCGCATCGACGAACTCCTCGACGGCCGCACCGTGGAGTTCCGCTACGTCCCCGCCCACCAGGTCGACGGTGACCGGCTCAACGACTTCGCCGACCGTGCGGCGAGCCAGGCCGCGGTGGTCCAGCAGCCCGCGGGCAGCGACCTCGGCTCCCCGGAGCCTCCGGCGTCTCCCGACACCCCCGCCGCCTCGGGCGCCGTCCGCCGCAGCGCCACGGCCAAGACGCCCCGGCAGGGCACGGCGGCCGCGCGGCAGGGCGCGTCGGCCCGCACGATCAAGGCCAAGTTCCCCGGCCGCTGTGTCTGCGGCCGCTCGTACGCGGCGGGTGAGTCCATCGCCAAGAACGGTCAGGGCTGGGGACATCCCGAGTGCCGCACGTCCGAGACGAGCGACGTCTGA
- a CDS encoding helix-turn-helix transcriptional regulator yields MLRIHFTSYDLQNIRVARQPDPLWELMCSVCRLETGQGSLEFGHWRRSVSQRFAGDSALVRALRPLRALIPSTGYIPDFLTPPVTGGGLTAGLDQLLRTPRTQLVREMSRLAESRPVPTWAGSLGRPGGDALKSLANALGVYFRGLLEPHWPHIRSAVGNDVGVRSRALLDGGTQALLEGLRPMARWNAPVLEVNYPVERDLYLDGRGLLLVPSYFCWRRPTALADPGLDPVLVYPVAKTPLAVADGTDDGVERLLGRTRAAVLTEVAGQSARTTSEVAEAVGIALPSASYQIGVLRDGGLVASHRDGKYVLHTATLLGLRVLGTSPRSRAREPRPVR; encoded by the coding sequence ATGCTCCGTATTCACTTCACGTCGTACGACCTCCAGAACATCCGAGTGGCCCGTCAGCCCGACCCCCTCTGGGAACTGATGTGCAGCGTGTGCCGGCTGGAGACCGGCCAGGGATCACTCGAATTCGGACACTGGCGCCGCTCCGTCTCCCAGCGGTTCGCGGGTGACTCGGCCCTCGTCCGCGCGCTGCGCCCCTTACGGGCCCTGATTCCCTCGACCGGCTACATTCCGGACTTCCTCACCCCTCCGGTCACCGGTGGCGGACTGACCGCCGGCCTCGACCAACTGCTGCGCACCCCGCGCACGCAACTGGTCCGCGAGATGTCCCGGCTGGCCGAGTCCCGCCCGGTCCCGACCTGGGCCGGCTCACTGGGCCGCCCGGGCGGCGACGCGCTCAAGTCGCTCGCGAACGCCCTGGGCGTCTACTTCCGCGGGCTGCTGGAACCGCACTGGCCGCACATCCGCTCGGCGGTGGGCAACGATGTCGGGGTGCGCTCCCGTGCCCTGCTCGACGGCGGCACCCAGGCGCTGCTCGAGGGTCTGCGCCCCATGGCGCGCTGGAACGCGCCGGTGCTCGAGGTGAACTACCCCGTCGAGCGCGACCTGTATCTGGACGGCCGCGGACTGCTTCTCGTCCCCTCCTACTTCTGCTGGCGCCGGCCCACCGCCCTGGCGGACCCGGGTCTCGATCCCGTACTCGTCTACCCGGTGGCGAAGACACCCCTCGCCGTCGCGGACGGCACGGACGACGGGGTCGAACGCCTGCTGGGCCGCACCCGCGCCGCCGTCCTGACCGAGGTCGCCGGGCAGAGCGCCCGCACCACCTCCGAGGTGGCCGAGGCCGTGGGCATCGCGCTGCCCAGCGCCAGCTACCAGATCGGCGTACTGCGCGACGGGGGCCTCGTGGCCAGTCACCGCGACGGCAAGTACGTCCTGCACACGGCCACCCTGCTGGGCCTGCGGGTGCTCGGCACCAGCCCGCGGAGCCGGGCCCGGGAGCCGCGCCCCGTGCGGTGA
- a CDS encoding glycoside hydrolase family 19 protein translates to MSKRRLSALLAAIVVGTAAPVLLPAAGASAASCSSYPNWVAGKSYVTGNIVRYTDGKAYIAEHDNPGYDPVISTWYWEPYACDGGSTNPSGFVVSEAQFNQMFPNRNSFYSYNGLKAALSSYPGFANSGSDTVKKQEAAAFLANVNHETGGLVYVVEQNTANYPHYCDWSQPYGCPAGQSAYYGRGPIQLSWNFNYKAAGDALGIDLLNNPNLVQTDSSVAWKTGLWYWNTQSGPGTMTPHNAMVNSAGFGQTIRSINGSLECDGRNPAQVQSRVDAYQRFVQILGTSAGANLYC, encoded by the coding sequence GTGTCGAAGCGCCGCCTCTCCGCCCTCCTGGCCGCGATCGTGGTCGGAACAGCCGCACCGGTACTGCTGCCCGCAGCCGGTGCCTCCGCCGCGTCCTGTTCGAGCTATCCGAACTGGGTGGCCGGCAAGTCGTACGTCACCGGCAACATCGTCCGCTACACCGACGGCAAGGCCTACATCGCCGAGCACGACAACCCGGGCTACGACCCCGTCATCAGCACCTGGTACTGGGAGCCCTACGCGTGTGACGGCGGCTCCACGAACCCCTCCGGCTTCGTCGTGAGCGAGGCGCAGTTCAACCAGATGTTCCCGAACCGGAACTCCTTCTACAGCTACAACGGCCTCAAGGCCGCCCTGAGCTCCTACCCGGGCTTCGCGAACAGCGGGAGCGACACGGTCAAGAAGCAGGAGGCCGCGGCCTTCCTCGCCAACGTCAACCACGAGACCGGCGGACTGGTCTACGTGGTGGAGCAGAACACCGCCAACTACCCGCACTACTGCGACTGGAGCCAGCCCTACGGCTGCCCGGCCGGCCAGTCCGCCTACTACGGCCGGGGGCCGATCCAGCTCAGCTGGAACTTCAACTACAAGGCGGCGGGCGATGCGTTGGGCATCGATCTGCTCAACAACCCCAACCTCGTCCAGACCGACTCCTCCGTCGCCTGGAAGACGGGACTCTGGTACTGGAACACGCAGTCGGGACCCGGCACGATGACGCCGCACAACGCGATGGTCAACAGTGCCGGATTCGGCCAGACCATCCGGAGCATCAACGGTTCCCTGGAGTGCGACGGCAGGAACCCCGCGCAGGTACAGAGCCGCGTGGACGCCTACCAGCGGTTCGTACAGATCCTGGGCACCTCGGCGGGCGCCAACCTCTACTGCTGA